GGGGGGCGGGCACGTCCTGGTGGCGGCGGGCCCCTGCGGGGTGGAGTCCCGGGAACAGACCCTGAGGGCGGCCCGCTACGTGAAGGCCCACGGGGCAGGAATGCTCCGGGGTGGGGCCTTCAAGCCCCGCACGAGCCCCTACGCCTTCCAGGGCCTTGGGGTGGAAGGGCTGAAGATCCTGGCCGAGGCCCGCAAGGAAACGGGCCTCCCCGTGGTCACGGAGGTCCTTTCCCCGGAGCAGGTGGAACTCGTGGCGGAGTATGCCGACGCCTTCCAGATCGGGGCCCGCAACGCCCAGAACTTCCCCCTCCTCCAGGCGGTGGGGGAGGCGAGGAAGCCCGTCCTCCTCAAGCGGGGCATGAGCATGACCCTGGAGGAGTTCTTGATGAGCGCGGAGTACATTCTCTCCCGGGGGAACATGCAGGTCATCTTGGTGGAGCGGGGCATCCGCACCTTTGAGAAGGCCACCCGCTTCACCCTGGACGTCTCTGCCGTGCCCGTCCTCAAGAGCTGGACCCACCTCCCCGTCTGGGTGGACCCCTCCCACCCGGCGGGCAAGCGGGGATGGGTCATCCCCCTGGCCCTGGCGGGCCTCGCCGCCGGGGCGGACGGCCTCATCGTGGAGACCCACCCCGAGCCGGAAAAGGCCCTTTCCGACGCGGCCCAGCAGCTTCACGAGCACGAGTTCGCCGAGCTCATGGCCAAGGTGCGCCGCCTGGTGGCGGCCCTGGACAAGACCCTTTCCGCCCCCACCCCGGCATGAACCCCCTCTTCGGCAAGGTGGGCATCTTCGGCGTGGGCCTCCTGGGGGGAAGTGTGGCCTTAGGGCTTAAGGAGCGCTTCCTCGCCCAGGAGGTGCACGCCTACGACCAAGACCCCCTGGCCCTGGAAAAGGCCCTCTTCCTGGGGGTGGCGGACCGGGTGCATG
The sequence above is a segment of the Thermus hydrothermalis genome. Coding sequences within it:
- the aroF gene encoding 3-deoxy-7-phosphoheptulonate synthase, yielding MLIVMKRGHTEAELAEVVREIEKVGYRPHVSRGVETTLVGAIGRGPTPELMEHFRALPGVAEVIPISKPWKLASLEVQPFPTVLEFPTGKTGGGHVLVAAGPCGVESREQTLRAARYVKAHGAGMLRGGAFKPRTSPYAFQGLGVEGLKILAEARKETGLPVVTEVLSPEQVELVAEYADAFQIGARNAQNFPLLQAVGEARKPVLLKRGMSMTLEEFLMSAEYILSRGNMQVILVERGIRTFEKATRFTLDVSAVPVLKSWTHLPVWVDPSHPAGKRGWVIPLALAGLAAGADGLIVETHPEPEKALSDAAQQLHEHEFAELMAKVRRLVAALDKTLSAPTPA